The DNA sequence ACTAATGCAACGCCAGACAGTTTAACTGATAAACTGTCTGGCGTTGCGATAACGTATGCCTACGGCACGGCTCTTGCGTAGAGCGCACAGTACTCTACATCCACGCTTATACAGGCTAAATTTTATCGCTCATCGTGAGAAACTCCTTGGGGACAGGACGGGGAGCATAGTTTGGAACAAGCCTCGTGGAAGTATTAGCCTTCACCTCAATATCAGTAACTGAGTCAGGTTTAACCGTAGGAGCATCAAACAAAGATTGAGAGCGCTCATAATTAGTCACCCTATCAAATTCCAATACCATATGCTCGTGCAAAGCAACTACATCTGTCATGCGATTGCCCAGGCTACTGGCTATATCTGGAATCACAATATCGCCGTGCCAAGATATTGGAATACCCTCTTTCTCAAAATAAGCATCAATCTCAGGGCGAATGTAATCAGCTGTACCCCCACAAAATACCAACTCGCACACATCATCCTCCCTCCGGGAGCGCAACCACCTTGCCATCGCTCGCCAGTACTCATCTCTAACAAGCAATAGAGCCTTAGACATAGACTCCCCATCAGCCTTTATCTCATCAGGTTTACGCTTGCGAGAAAGTTTCTGCAACACTTGGGAGTCACAACTTGCACCCGCCTCAACCAAAACCTCGACAATACTAGTATTATCAGGACTGAGTCCTGATGTTTTGGAAACAAAATTGTTGACAAGCCAAGACATCCCCAAGTCGCTAGTAATTCCCCGACTGGGAACACCACTCCGAACAATAAAAGCGCTCGCATTGCGATAACCCACCATCACAAACATTGAGGTAGGTATAGCACCACCACTAGTACGTCTGCGATGGAAAAATACACCACTTCCCTCAGACGCCACATTGTAGTAAGTCATCCTCACCCGCATCCTACCCGCTGGAGTTTCAAATCCTCTAAATACTTCCTTCAATCGAGTTTCCAACTGAACCTTGTCTTGAGTCTCCCCCGGCGGCAGCAAAATATTCAAATAAACAGAAACATCATTCTCCAATCCCAACTTTTCCTTAGCCAACCAAATCGCCCCACATACCTTGGGTACTGCCAGCTCATACTTTAGTTCTTTCAGTTGCGATATTCCCCGAAACTGATGACGAGCAAGCGCACCCAACACATAATACTCTCCACCTACACCTACCCAAGCACGAGATTCGGGTATGCCCTCAGTATCTATTCCC is a window from the Brasilonema sennae CENA114 genome containing:
- a CDS encoding ParM/StbA family protein, with product MAKTSGKAQSRKIVLTLDMGGSKTKAIVQEYPEGKPQVLLMDSEVADVARASVEGIDTEGIPESRAWVGVGGEYYVLGALARHQFRGISQLKELKYELAVPKVCGAIWLAKEKLGLENDVSVYLNILLPPGETQDKVQLETRLKEVFRGFETPAGRMRVRMTYYNVASEGSGVFFHRRRTSGGAIPTSMFVMVGYRNASAFIVRSGVPSRGITSDLGMSWLVNNFVSKTSGLSPDNTSIVEVLVEAGASCDSQVLQKLSRKRKPDEIKADGESMSKALLLVRDEYWRAMARWLRSRREDDVCELVFCGGTADYIRPEIDAYFEKEGIPISWHGDIVIPDIASSLGNRMTDVVALHEHMVLEFDRVTNYERSQSLFDAPTVKPDSVTDIEVKANTSTRLVPNYAPRPVPKEFLTMSDKI